AGGCGATGGCGACCGGTTGGCAGCAGCAGGTCTCCCTCGACGAAGGCTTGCGGCTGGCGCTGGCGGCTCAGGACGCCTGAGGGCGCGAGAAGCGCCGCAGCACGAAGGCGACCGCGACCGCGCCTGCGAGCAGGGACACGATCGTGACCGTCAGCGAGCCGGCGCGAACGGTGACGATGGCAAGTAATGAGAGCACCAGATTGAGCGCGAACACTTCGCCGATGACCTGGGGCACCGTGAACCCGTTGTCCGTCGCACGCTGATAGAAATGCGAGCGATGTGCCGACCAGAACGGCTCGCGCCTGATGATGCGCCGAAACAGCGTGATGGTGGAATCCGCAAGGTAATAGCCGGGCAGCAGCAGCGCCGCAGCAGGTTGCCCGCGCCAGGCGAGATCCAGCAGGCACCAGCCAAGCAGAAGGCCGATCGGCAGGCTGCCGACATCGCCGAGGAATACTCTTGCGGCCGGCTTGTTGAAAGGCGCAAAGCCGAGCGTGGCGCCGCACAGGGCCGTGGCGATCAGTCCGGCGGATGCGGAGAGGTCGCCCCACCATGCGATCAGCCCGAGCGCGGCCGTCGTCGGCACCACTTCGGATACCGTCATCAAGTCGAGCCCGTCCATGAAATTGACCAGGTTCACGAACCAGACGCCGGCGATGACGATCAGGAGACGTTCAAAGGCAAACGGTAGAGCGGGCACGATGCGCAGCGATTCCGGCGCCGGGTACACGATGGCGGTCACGGCCGCGGCTTGCAAAAAGAGCCTAACGACGACCGGCAGAGGCTTGATATCATCGACAAGACCGACCAGGGCGATCAGCACGGCGGACCCGATCAGAGCCAGGGGAAGCGCGTCATGGATCCAAGCGGCCCAGGGCACGGCAACCAGCAAGGTCGCTGCGACAACCGCGATACCCGCGCCTTGCGGAGTTGGAATCCTGTGTGATGAGCGTGCGTTCGGACGTGCCAACGCATAGCGTTGCAGCAGCGGCATGCTCAGCCAGGTGATGCAGGAGGAGAGTGGTGCAGCCAGCAAGGCCGGCGCGATCGCGAGCAGCACCAGTCCGGCCGCAACTTCCGGACTCGAGCCGAGAGCCGTCACTCCGGCACCCCGATCGGAGCCGAGCCTTGCGCGGCCTTCTCTGCGCTGAGGATCCAGACCAGGCCGCCGATCGCGCCGACGATGAAGAACACGGCGCCATACAGCAGCGAGACGTTGACACCCTCGTTCGTGGCCAGTCCCGCAAAGCCGAATGCCAGGCCCATCGTTGCTTCACGCACGCCCCAGCCCGCGATCGAGATCGGCATCAAGGTGATCAGCATCACCGGCGGGACGAGCAGGAAGATCTGGCCGAAGCTGATCGGCGCGGCGATCGACTGCACCACGCACCATGCGATCACGACGGCGAGCACGTGAACGAGGACCGACAGGATTGCGATGATCGGTCCGCGGCTGCGGCTGAAGATCACGCGGTTGGCGATCACCGCGCAGGCGTGGATGTGATGCGTCGCCCACCAGGTCTTCAGCCAGCGCCATTTCAGCGCGCCGAAGATCAGGAAGCCGAGGCCGCCCGCGAGCGCTGCGAAATCGACGAGCAGTAGCGCCGAGCGCCCGTGCGGATCTGTGATGAGGGTGTAGCTCCAGGGCAGGCTCGCGACGATCACGATCGCGAGCGCGATCAGGCCGATCGCGCGGTCGACGAAGATCGAATAGGTCGCAGCACGCCAGCCGGCGCCGGCGCGCGCGACCAGCCACAGCCGGACGGCATCGCCGCCGATCGCCGAGGGCAGCGTCTGGTTGAAGAAGGCGCCGATCACGTTGTAGCGCATGGCGCGGTCGAGCTCGAGCGGCGCTCCGCATTCGGCGCTGATCTCGCGCCAGCGCAGCACGCCGACGAAGATCTGCAGGAACGTGACCGCGATCGCCACGCCGATCCAGAGCAGGCTGGTCACCGTGAAGCGCGAAAACAGTTCGGACAGGTCCACCTTGCGCAGCGCCAAATAGAGCAGCGCCACGGAAATCAGGATCTTGGCCGCAGAAAGCAGGATTCGGCGCATCTCGTCCGCATGAACAGGGTTTGCGAAGATTTGAGGCAACCCGACGCGAGCGCCGAATTCGGCCGCTTTGGTATGGTTTTGGCGCCGATCTTGCAATAGCCCTCCTTGCAATAGCCCTCCCTCCAATGGCTGTCGTGGCGGGCGTCATGGCGGGCATGAGGCGGGGCGGGCCTATTGCGGCCATCTTGAGGTGGCGGCTAAACCGGAGCGGGCGAGGGATCCCGCGGGGAACAGGATGACGGATCAGGCGATTTTGGTCACGGGAGCCGCCGGCTTCATCGGCTTTCACGTCGCCCGGCAGCTCCTGGGCGAAGGCCGGTCCGTCGTCGGGCTCGACAATCTCAACGCCTATTACGATCCGGCTTTGAAGCGGGCGCGCCTGGCGCTGTTGCAGAGCGACTCCCGTTTCTCGTTCGTCGAGGCCGATCTTGCCGACCGCGAGGCAATGGCGGGGCTGTTTGCGCGGCATCGCTTTACAGAGGTCGTGCATCTCGCGGCGCAGGCCGGCGTGCGCTACTCGATCGAGCAGCCGCACGCCTACGCCGATTCCAATCTGCAGGGCTTTCTCAACGTGCTCGAGGGCTGCCGCAACCACGGCTGTCGTCATCTCGTCTACGCCTCGTCATCCTCCGTTTACGGCGCCAACACAAAACTGCCATTTGCGGTTGCGGACCGCACCGACCATCCCGTGAGCTTCTACGCCGCGACCAAGAAGGCGAACGAGGTGATGGCGCAGTCCTACAGCCATCTCTATCGCCTGCCGGTCACGGGGCTGCGCTTCTTTACCATTTACGGCCCGTGGGGCCGGCCCGACATGGCCATGTTTCTGTTCGTGGACGCCATCATGGCGGGCAAGCCGATCCGGCTCTTCAACCATGGAAAGATGCGCCGAGACTTCACCTATATTGATGATGTGACGCGCGTCGTGTCCAGACTGATCGATCTTGTGCCCGCGGACGATCCTTCTGCCGCAAATGCGCCGTTTAAGCTCTACAATGTCGGCAATCACCATCCGGAGGAACTGATGCACGTCGTCGGTCTTCTGGAGCGGGAGCTGGGCCGGACGGCGATCAAAGAATTGCTGCCGATGCAGCCGGGAGATGTGCTGGAAACGTTCGCGGATGTCGAGGATTTGATGCGCGACACCGGCTTTGCACCGTCAACGCCGATCGAGCATGGGGTCCACAATTTTGTCACCTGGTATCGGGACTACTTCAAGGTTTGAGATGACGATGGACAAACGCATAATCCCCCTGATCATGTGCGGCGGTGCCGGCACGCGGCTTTGGCCGGCTTCGCGCGAGGTGCGGCCCAAGCAGTTCCTGCCGCTGTTCGGCACGCGCTCCACCTTCCAGGACACGCTGCTGCGCGTCTCCGATTCCTCCCTGTTCGACCGGCCGATCGTCATCACCAATGCGTCCTATCGCTTCATGGTGCTGGAGCAACTCGCCGAGATCGGCATCGAGGCCGACGTGATCCTCGAGCCGATGCGGCGTGATTCAGGCCCTGCGATCGCGGCCGGCGCGGTGTTCGCGCAGAACCGCGCCGTTGATGCCATCGTGCTCGCGCTCGCAGCCGATCACGTCGTGCAGGACACCGGCGCTTTCGTCGCCGCCTGCCGCGAGGGTCTTGCGGCCGCGAGCACAGGGCGCATCGTCACCTTCGGCGTCAAGCCGGAGCGGCCGGCGACCGAATACGGCTACATCAATCCGGGCGAGGTGATCGCCGGCGAGGTGCATGCGGTCGCGCGCTTCGTCGAGAAGCCGGACGCGGTGAAGGCATCCGACTACGTCAATTCGGGCTATCTCTGGAACAGCGGCAACTTCATGTTCCCGGCCAGCGTGCTGCTCGACGAATACCGCAAGGTCGATGCGGCAAGCGTCGAGGCGGTCACCAATGCGGTCAATAATGCCGGCCGCGATCTCGGCTTCGTCACGCTGGAGCCCGAGGCGTTCGGCTCGGCCAAGGCGATCTCGATCGACTATGCGGTGATGGAGAAGACCTCGCGCGCGGCCGTCGTTCCGGTGTCGTGCGGCTGGTCGGATGTCGGCTCCTGGCACGCGGTGTGGGAGCTTTCGGACAAGGACGCGCAGGGCAACGCGGCGCATGGCGCCGCGGTGTTCGAGGATTCGCGCAACTGCAACGTCACCACCGACCGCGCGCTGGTCGCGCTCGAAGGCGTCGACGATCTCGTCGTGGTCGCAACCGCGGATGCGGTTCTGGTCTCGCGCCAGAAGGATGCCAACGGACTGAAGCGCCTCGTCACCAAGCTGAAGGCGGTCGCGCCGAAGGTCACCGAGGAGCATCTGAAGGTGCATCGGCCCTGGGGCAGCTATCAATCCGTCGACAATGGCGAGCGCCACCAGGTCAAGCGCATCGTGGTGAAGCCGGGCGGGCGGTTGTCGCTGCAGAAGCACCATCATCGTGCCGAGCACTGGATCGTGGTGCGCGGCGCGGCCCGCGTTACCGTCAACGAGACCGTGAAGACCGTGCACGAGAACGAGTCGATCTACATCCCGATGGGCGCCGTGCACCGGATGGAGAACCCCGGTAAAATCATGCTGGAACTGATCGAGGTCCAGACCGGAAGCTATCTGGGGGAAGACGACATCATCCGGATTGAAGACGACTATCAAAGGTCGTAACCAGCAAGCTCCGAATCACGCGACCCGGGCCAAACAGGCGGTATTTTTCGCCCTAAGGCCCGGGGAACGTGTAACTTTTTGAATCAAATCGTGTCCGGGCCGCTTGGGCGGCATTCGCCACAAATGTGGCGTCCGTGCTAGAAGCGCGCCGGGGATTTGCGTTGAATCGGGGTTTGCTCAAATGAGTTCCAAAGGATCTGCACCGGCAAAGGCCGGCCTGCGCGTCGGCGTCATTGGCGCCGGCGTGATGGGCAGCAACCATGCGCGCGTGCTTAGCGGTCTGCCTGGCGTCAGTCTCGTCGGCGTGGTTGATCCTTCGCCTGCGCACCGCGCGCGCGCCACGGAACTTGCCAATTGCGAAAGCTTCGAGACGCTCGACCAGCTCCTCGCCGAAGGCGTCGACGCGGTCACCATCGCAGCTCCGACCCATCTGCATCACGAGGTCGCGCTCGCCTGCATCGCCAAGAACATTCACGTCCTGGTCGAGAAGCCGATTGCGTCCACGGTCGCAGAGGGCCGCGAGATCGTCGCCGCCGCGCAAAAGGCCGGCGTGACGCTGATGGTCGGCCATGTCGAGCGCTTCAATCCGGCGGTCGCCGCCGTCAAGCAGGCGATCGCGGGCGAGGATATTCTCTCCATCGCGATCACGCGCGTCGGCCCGTTCCCGCCGCGCATGTCCAATGTCGGCGTCGTCATCGACCTCGCCGTGCACGACATCGATCTGATCCGCTGGTTCACCGAATCCGACATCGTCGAGGTGCAGCCGCAGCTATCGAGCGCGGTCGCCGAGCGTGAGGACATCGCGCTCCTGCAGTTCCGCACCGCCAACGGTGTGCTCGCGCACATCAACACCAATTGGCTGACCCCCTTCAAGGCGCGCAGCGTCACGGTTGCGACCCGGGGCAAATATGTGATGGGCGATCTGCTCACGCGCCAGGTCACCGAGTGCTTCGGCTTCAAGCAGGACGGCAGCTATTCGATGCGGCATCTGCCGGTCGGCCATGACGAGCCGCTCCGCGCCGAGCTGATCGCGTTCCTCAGGGCCGTGCGTCACGGCGAGACGCCGGCGGTCACCGGCGACGAAGGCGTCGCCAGCCTCGAGATCGCGACGCAGTGCCTCGAAACGCCGTCGCAGCCCGCGGCCACCTCGTCCGCCCGCAAGGGT
The nucleotide sequence above comes from Bradyrhizobium sp. NDS-1. Encoded proteins:
- a CDS encoding NAD-dependent epimerase; protein product: MTDQAILVTGAAGFIGFHVARQLLGEGRSVVGLDNLNAYYDPALKRARLALLQSDSRFSFVEADLADREAMAGLFARHRFTEVVHLAAQAGVRYSIEQPHAYADSNLQGFLNVLEGCRNHGCRHLVYASSSSVYGANTKLPFAVADRTDHPVSFYAATKKANEVMAQSYSHLYRLPVTGLRFFTIYGPWGRPDMAMFLFVDAIMAGKPIRLFNHGKMRRDFTYIDDVTRVVSRLIDLVPADDPSAANAPFKLYNVGNHHPEELMHVVGLLERELGRTAIKELLPMQPGDVLETFADVEDLMRDTGFAPSTPIEHGVHNFVTWYRDYFKV
- a CDS encoding Gfo/Idh/MocA family protein, whose protein sequence is MSSKGSAPAKAGLRVGVIGAGVMGSNHARVLSGLPGVSLVGVVDPSPAHRARATELANCESFETLDQLLAEGVDAVTIAAPTHLHHEVALACIAKNIHVLVEKPIASTVAEGREIVAAAQKAGVTLMVGHVERFNPAVAAVKQAIAGEDILSIAITRVGPFPPRMSNVGVVIDLAVHDIDLIRWFTESDIVEVQPQLSSAVAEREDIALLQFRTANGVLAHINTNWLTPFKARSVTVATRGKYVMGDLLTRQVTECFGFKQDGSYSMRHLPVGHDEPLRAELIAFLRAVRHGETPAVTGDEGVASLEIATQCLETPSQPAATSSARKGPRRVAG
- a CDS encoding mannose-1-phosphate guanylyltransferase/mannose-6-phosphate isomerase; this translates as MDKRIIPLIMCGGAGTRLWPASREVRPKQFLPLFGTRSTFQDTLLRVSDSSLFDRPIVITNASYRFMVLEQLAEIGIEADVILEPMRRDSGPAIAAGAVFAQNRAVDAIVLALAADHVVQDTGAFVAACREGLAAASTGRIVTFGVKPERPATEYGYINPGEVIAGEVHAVARFVEKPDAVKASDYVNSGYLWNSGNFMFPASVLLDEYRKVDAASVEAVTNAVNNAGRDLGFVTLEPEAFGSAKAISIDYAVMEKTSRAAVVPVSCGWSDVGSWHAVWELSDKDAQGNAAHGAAVFEDSRNCNVTTDRALVALEGVDDLVVVATADAVLVSRQKDANGLKRLVTKLKAVAPKVTEEHLKVHRPWGSYQSVDNGERHQVKRIVVKPGGRLSLQKHHHRAEHWIVVRGAARVTVNETVKTVHENESIYIPMGAVHRMENPGKIMLELIEVQTGSYLGEDDIIRIEDDYQRS
- a CDS encoding MraY family glycosyltransferase, whose protein sequence is MTALGSSPEVAAGLVLLAIAPALLAAPLSSCITWLSMPLLQRYALARPNARSSHRIPTPQGAGIAVVAATLLVAVPWAAWIHDALPLALIGSAVLIALVGLVDDIKPLPVVVRLFLQAAAVTAIVYPAPESLRIVPALPFAFERLLIVIAGVWFVNLVNFMDGLDLMTVSEVVPTTAALGLIAWWGDLSASAGLIATALCGATLGFAPFNKPAARVFLGDVGSLPIGLLLGWCLLDLAWRGQPAAALLLPGYYLADSTITLFRRIIRREPFWSAHRSHFYQRATDNGFTVPQVIGEVFALNLVLSLLAIVTVRAGSLTVTIVSLLAGAVAVAFVLRRFSRPQAS
- a CDS encoding lysylphosphatidylglycerol synthase transmembrane domain-containing protein, which encodes MRRILLSAAKILISVALLYLALRKVDLSELFSRFTVTSLLWIGVAIAVTFLQIFVGVLRWREISAECGAPLELDRAMRYNVIGAFFNQTLPSAIGGDAVRLWLVARAGAGWRAATYSIFVDRAIGLIALAIVIVASLPWSYTLITDPHGRSALLLVDFAALAGGLGFLIFGALKWRWLKTWWATHHIHACAVIANRVIFSRSRGPIIAILSVLVHVLAVVIAWCVVQSIAAPISFGQIFLLVPPVMLITLMPISIAGWGVREATMGLAFGFAGLATNEGVNVSLLYGAVFFIVGAIGGLVWILSAEKAAQGSAPIGVPE